In a genomic window of Arachnia rubra:
- the pduB gene encoding propanediol utilization microcompartment protein PduB — protein MSEEMINKVLAEVVKQMGGEGPAPSSAPAAPTAAPTPAAGSVPAVTEFVGTNALGDTIGLVIANVDSQLLKAMKPEKEYRSIGILGARTGAGPHIFAADEAVKATNSEIVSIELPRDTKGGAGHGSLIIFGAEDVSDARRAVEVALEELDRTFGDVYGNEAGHLEFQYTARASHALNKAFGAPLGKAFGITVGGPAAIGVVLADTAVKAATVDVIGYASPGDGTSFSNEVISFLSGDSGAVRQAIVAAREVGIPLLGSLGEKPESITTPYI, from the coding sequence ATGTCTGAGGAAATGATCAACAAGGTCTTGGCCGAAGTGGTCAAGCAGATGGGTGGCGAGGGCCCCGCACCGTCATCCGCTCCCGCAGCCCCCACGGCCGCACCCACGCCCGCGGCCGGCTCCGTTCCCGCCGTGACCGAGTTCGTCGGCACCAACGCCCTCGGTGACACCATCGGCCTAGTGATCGCGAACGTCGACTCGCAGCTGCTCAAGGCGATGAAACCGGAGAAGGAGTACCGCTCCATCGGCATCCTCGGCGCCCGCACCGGTGCCGGCCCGCACATCTTCGCCGCCGACGAGGCCGTCAAGGCCACCAACTCCGAGATCGTGTCCATCGAGCTGCCCCGCGACACCAAGGGCGGCGCCGGCCACGGCTCACTGATCATCTTCGGCGCCGAGGACGTCTCCGACGCCCGCCGCGCCGTCGAGGTCGCCCTCGAAGAGCTGGACCGCACCTTCGGCGACGTCTACGGGAACGAGGCCGGACACCTCGAATTCCAGTACACCGCCCGCGCCTCCCACGCCCTCAACAAGGCGTTCGGCGCCCCGCTCGGCAAGGCCTTCGGCATCACCGTCGGCGGGCCCGCCGCCATCGGGGTCGTGCTGGCCGACACCGCGGTCAAGGCCGCGACGGTCGATGTCATCGGGTATGCCAGCCCCGGCGACGGGACGAGCTTCTCCAACGAGGTCATCTCGTTCCTGAGCGGAGACTCCGGCGCGGTCCGGCAGGCCATCGTCGCCGCCCGCGAGGTGGGTATCCCCCTCCTCGGCTCCCTCGGTGAGAAGCCCGAATCCATCACAACCCCCTACATCTGA
- a CDS encoding diol dehydratase small subunit produces the protein MDQEQVIRQVMAEVMKSLGNASVTFEKKSPAAPAPAAAPSQAPQSPAAGGRQIGRDEYPLAEKHPELVKTNTGRQLTDLTFDKVKSGDLSPLDFRISSETLELQAQVADAAGRETLARNFRRAAELVAVPDARLLEIYNALRPYRSTKQELYDIAAELEGTYGAKVSAGFVREAADVYEARGRLRED, from the coding sequence ATGGATCAGGAACAAGTAATCCGGCAGGTCATGGCGGAGGTCATGAAGTCCCTCGGGAACGCCTCCGTGACCTTCGAAAAGAAGTCCCCCGCCGCACCGGCCCCGGCGGCCGCGCCGTCGCAGGCTCCCCAGAGCCCTGCCGCGGGCGGCAGGCAGATCGGCCGCGACGAGTACCCGCTCGCGGAGAAGCACCCGGAGCTGGTGAAGACCAACACGGGCAGGCAGCTGACCGACCTCACCTTCGACAAAGTGAAGTCGGGCGACCTGAGCCCCCTGGACTTCCGCATCTCCTCGGAGACCCTGGAGCTCCAGGCCCAGGTGGCCGACGCCGCGGGTCGTGAGACCCTGGCCCGGAACTTCCGTCGCGCCGCCGAGCTGGTGGCCGTGCCGGACGCCCGGCTGCTGGAGATCTACAACGCCCTGCGGCCCTACCGCTCCACGAAGCAGGAGCTGTACGACATCGCAGCCGAGCTGGAGGGGACCTACGGCGCTAAGGTGAGCGCAGGTTTCGTCCGTGAGGCCGCCGACGTCTACGAGGCTCGTGGACGGCTGCGCGAGGACTGA
- a CDS encoding propanediol/glycerol family dehydratase large subunit has protein sequence MRSKRFEALDARPVNQDGYVSEWPEVGLIAMDSPNDPKPSIKLSDGKVVELDGKTRDQFDMIDTFVADYGINLERAEEAMAIDSLQVARMLCDINVPRHKIIPLTTAMTPAKLTEVVGNMSVLEMMMAVTKLRARKQPANQCHVTNVLDHPVQIAADSAEAALRGFAEQETTVGVVRYAPFNALALLVGAQTGRPGILTQCAVEEATELQLGMRGLTAYAETVSVYGTEAVFMDGDDTPWSKAFLASSYASRGLKMRFTSGTGSEVQMGFAEGKSMLYLESRCLFVTKAAGSQGTQNGSVSCIGVPAGVPGGIRAVLGENLIAMMLDLECASSNDQTFTHSDLRRVSRSLMQFVPGTDFICSGYSSTPNSDNMFAGSNWDAEDFDDWNIIQRDLRVDGGLTPVLEEDVIAVRRKAARALQAVFDELGLPAITDAEVEAATYAHSSEDMPKRNVVEDLKAAEDMMNREVTGVDVAKALSRGGFEDVAEAVFNLLKRRVAGDYLHTSAIFDADFNVNSAVNYPNDYAGPQTGYQMDDERWNQIKTIRQAISPESI, from the coding sequence ATGCGTTCCAAGAGGTTTGAGGCGCTCGATGCGCGCCCAGTGAACCAGGACGGGTACGTCAGCGAATGGCCCGAGGTGGGCCTGATCGCCATGGACTCCCCCAACGACCCGAAGCCGTCGATCAAGCTGTCGGACGGCAAGGTGGTGGAGCTCGACGGCAAGACCCGCGACCAGTTCGACATGATCGACACCTTCGTCGCCGACTACGGCATCAACCTGGAGCGGGCCGAGGAGGCCATGGCCATCGACTCCCTCCAGGTGGCCCGCATGCTGTGCGACATCAACGTGCCACGTCACAAGATCATCCCGCTCACCACCGCCATGACCCCGGCCAAGCTCACCGAGGTCGTCGGCAATATGAGCGTATTGGAGATGATGATGGCGGTCACGAAGCTGCGTGCCCGCAAGCAGCCCGCCAACCAGTGCCACGTCACCAACGTGCTCGACCACCCGGTGCAGATCGCCGCCGACTCCGCTGAGGCCGCGCTGCGCGGCTTCGCCGAGCAGGAGACGACCGTCGGCGTGGTCCGCTACGCCCCGTTCAACGCCCTGGCCCTGCTGGTGGGCGCCCAGACGGGCCGTCCCGGCATCCTGACGCAGTGCGCGGTCGAGGAGGCCACGGAGCTGCAGCTGGGCATGCGCGGGCTGACCGCCTACGCCGAGACCGTCTCGGTCTACGGCACCGAGGCTGTGTTCATGGACGGCGACGACACCCCGTGGTCGAAGGCGTTCCTCGCCTCCAGCTACGCCTCCCGCGGCCTGAAGATGCGCTTCACCTCCGGCACCGGCTCCGAGGTGCAGATGGGCTTCGCCGAGGGCAAGTCGATGCTGTACCTGGAGTCCCGCTGCCTGTTCGTGACCAAGGCCGCCGGCTCGCAGGGCACGCAGAACGGCTCCGTCAGCTGCATCGGCGTCCCCGCCGGTGTGCCCGGCGGCATCCGCGCAGTCCTGGGCGAGAACCTGATCGCCATGATGCTGGACCTCGAATGCGCCTCCAGCAACGACCAGACGTTCACCCACTCCGACCTGCGCCGCGTGTCGCGGTCGCTGATGCAGTTCGTGCCCGGCACCGACTTCATCTGCTCCGGCTACTCGTCCACCCCGAACAGCGACAACATGTTCGCGGGCTCCAACTGGGACGCCGAGGACTTCGACGACTGGAACATCATCCAGCGCGACCTGCGGGTCGACGGCGGCCTGACGCCCGTCCTGGAGGAGGACGTCATCGCGGTGCGCCGCAAGGCCGCCCGGGCCCTACAGGCCGTCTTCGATGAGCTGGGGCTGCCCGCCATCACGGACGCCGAGGTGGAGGCCGCGACCTACGCCCACAGCTCCGAGGACATGCCGAAGCGCAACGTCGTGGAGGACCTCAAAGCCGCCGAGGACATGATGAACCGCGAGGTCACCGGCGTCGACGTGGCCAAGGCCCTGTCGCGCGGCGGCTTCGAGGATGTCGCCGAGGCGGTGTTCAACCTGCTGAAGCGCCGGGTCGCGGGCGACTACCTGCACACGTCGGCCATCTTCGACGCCGACTTCAACGTGAACTCCGCCGTCAACTACCCCAACGACTATGCGGGACCGCAGACCGGGTACCAGATGGACGATGAGCGCTGGAACCAGATCAAGACCATCCGCCAGGCCATCAGCCCCGAGAGCATCTGA
- a CDS encoding EutP/PduV family microcompartment system protein produces the protein MRSILLVGSIGAGKTTFRQCLQGLPIEYAKTQAIETFATTIDTPGEYLEVGRYKHALMLASYDVDVVVLIQSATADETRFPPGFATTFNREVLGVVTKAGIATDGQIHEAIEHLTSAGAGEILAVDSVTGEGFDQVREVLCRTPS, from the coding sequence ATGAGGTCCATCCTGCTGGTCGGCAGCATCGGTGCCGGTAAGACGACGTTCAGGCAGTGCCTCCAGGGATTGCCGATCGAGTACGCCAAGACCCAGGCCATCGAGACGTTCGCCACCACCATCGACACCCCCGGCGAGTACCTGGAGGTGGGCCGCTACAAGCATGCGCTGATGCTGGCGTCCTATGACGTGGACGTCGTGGTGCTGATCCAGTCGGCCACCGCGGACGAGACGCGCTTCCCGCCCGGCTTCGCCACCACCTTCAACCGCGAGGTGCTGGGGGTTGTGACGAAGGCGGGGATAGCCACGGATGGGCAGATCCACGAGGCCATCGAGCACCTGACCAGCGCAGGCGCCGGTGAGATCCTCGCCGTCGACTCGGTCACGGGCGAGGGATTCGACCAGGTGCGGGAGGTGCTGTGCCGGACCCCATCGTGA
- a CDS encoding propanediol/glycerol family dehydratase medium subunit encodes MDIDTNALKQIIAQVVQEMTAGESQAATPASPATPAGSGGTATMPATASGKLTLAEAGDAERGSDPKEVVIAVSPAFSSLIHETIIGLPHADVLKEITAGIEEEGLKYRFVKIYKSADVGFIAHQAAKLSGSGIGIGIQSRGTTVIHQKDLPPLSNVELFSQSPLIDLETFRAIGKNAAKYAKGESPQPVPIRNDQMARPKYQAIAALLHNKETAQCDLAKKPQALRVSTA; translated from the coding sequence ATGGACATTGACACAAACGCCCTGAAACAGATCATCGCGCAGGTGGTCCAGGAAATGACCGCCGGCGAGTCGCAGGCCGCGACCCCGGCCTCGCCCGCCACCCCCGCCGGCTCAGGCGGCACGGCGACGATGCCCGCCACGGCGTCCGGGAAGCTCACCCTCGCGGAGGCCGGGGACGCGGAGCGCGGCTCCGACCCGAAGGAGGTCGTGATCGCGGTCTCCCCGGCATTCAGCTCCCTGATCCACGAGACGATCATCGGCCTGCCCCACGCCGACGTCCTGAAGGAGATCACCGCCGGCATCGAGGAGGAGGGCCTCAAGTACCGGTTCGTGAAGATCTACAAGAGCGCCGACGTCGGCTTCATCGCCCACCAGGCAGCGAAGCTGTCGGGCTCCGGGATCGGGATCGGCATCCAGTCGCGCGGCACCACGGTCATCCACCAGAAGGACCTGCCGCCGCTGTCGAACGTGGAGCTGTTCAGCCAGTCGCCGCTGATCGACCTGGAGACGTTCCGGGCCATCGGCAAGAACGCGGCCAAGTACGCCAAGGGCGAGTCGCCGCAGCCCGTGCCCATCCGCAACGACCAGATGGCCCGGCCCAAGTACCAGGCCATCGCGGCCCTGCTGCACAACAAGGAAACCGCCCAGTGCGACCTGGCCAAGAAGCCCCAGGCGCTGCGGGTCAGCACCGCCTAG
- the eutJ gene encoding ethanolamine utilization protein EutJ translates to MSTNPQARLAQFAQLVRTGRVAHKNAKRSGLRLAVDLGTANIVLAVVDGSNRPVAGGLRRANVVRDGVVVDWFGAVTNVREILEEIQPTLDHTFDEAAVTIPPGISEGTVKVFTNVLDACELTPAEVVDEPVAAARALGVTDGTIIDVGHGTTGVSRLRDGVVDFSIDEATGGHHMTLVLSGALGIEYDDAEAYKCNPVNVRTTFPIVRPTLEKMATIAAQALGGTDPGQVYLVGGSASLPDAPKVFEQVLGVEVHRPEEPLFPTPLGAAMRSVR, encoded by the coding sequence ATGAGCACCAATCCCCAGGCCAGGCTCGCCCAGTTCGCACAGCTCGTGCGGACTGGGAGGGTGGCGCACAAGAACGCCAAACGCAGCGGGCTGCGGCTGGCTGTCGACCTGGGCACGGCCAACATCGTGCTCGCGGTGGTCGACGGCAGCAACCGTCCCGTCGCGGGCGGCCTGCGGCGGGCGAACGTGGTGCGTGACGGCGTCGTCGTCGACTGGTTTGGGGCGGTCACCAACGTCCGGGAGATCCTGGAGGAGATCCAGCCCACACTGGACCACACCTTCGACGAGGCCGCCGTCACCATCCCGCCGGGCATCAGCGAGGGCACCGTGAAGGTGTTCACCAATGTGCTCGACGCTTGCGAGCTGACGCCGGCCGAGGTGGTCGACGAGCCGGTGGCCGCGGCCCGGGCCCTCGGTGTCACCGATGGCACCATCATCGACGTCGGCCACGGCACCACCGGGGTGTCGCGGCTGCGCGACGGGGTCGTCGACTTCTCCATCGACGAGGCTACCGGTGGCCACCACATGACGCTGGTGCTCTCGGGTGCGCTGGGCATCGAGTACGACGACGCCGAGGCGTACAAGTGCAACCCGGTCAATGTCCGCACGACGTTCCCGATCGTGCGTCCGACCCTGGAGAAGATGGCCACCATCGCAGCCCAGGCGCTCGGTGGCACCGATCCCGGCCAGGTGTATCTGGTCGGTGGTTCCGCTTCCCTGCCGGATGCGCCTAAGGTGTTTGAGCAGGTGCTCGGAGTCGAGGTCCACCGGCCCGAGGAGCCCCTGTTCCCAACCCCCTTGGGTGCGGCCATGAGGAGTGTCCGATGA
- the eutM gene encoding ethanolamine utilization microcompartment protein EutM, giving the protein MNALGMIETKGLVGSIEAADAMVKAANVTLIGKEQIGSGLVTVMVRGDVGAVKAAVDAGAAAAARVGELVSQHVIPRPHNDVEKILPHA; this is encoded by the coding sequence ATGAACGCTCTCGGAATGATCGAGACCAAGGGTCTCGTCGGTTCCATCGAGGCCGCTGACGCCATGGTCAAGGCCGCCAACGTGACCCTGATCGGCAAGGAGCAGATCGGCTCCGGTCTGGTCACCGTGATGGTCCGCGGTGACGTCGGCGCGGTGAAGGCCGCCGTCGACGCCGGCGCAGCCGCCGCCGCGAGGGTCGGCGAGCTGGTCTCCCAGCACGTCATCCCGCGTCCCCACAACGACGTCGAGAAGATCCTGCCGCACGCATGA
- a CDS encoding glycerol dehydratase reactivase beta/small subunit family protein: protein MNPVASPERPTINIAVHEGIGDGQLTQVLLGMEEEGVPSRVERLSEMNPLVLAHRAATSSRLGIGLGIALDYVVITTEKLPKERPYLAHFLGRSEQADRIIGSNAARLVKRLPLREPERSQ from the coding sequence GTGAATCCCGTCGCGAGTCCTGAGCGTCCCACCATCAACATCGCCGTCCACGAGGGCATCGGCGATGGGCAGCTCACCCAGGTGCTCCTCGGCATGGAGGAGGAGGGTGTGCCGAGCCGCGTCGAGCGCCTGTCCGAGATGAATCCCCTGGTCCTGGCACACCGGGCCGCGACCTCGTCGCGGCTTGGGATCGGGCTGGGAATCGCCCTCGACTACGTGGTGATCACCACCGAGAAACTCCCTAAGGAGCGCCCCTACCTGGCGCATTTCCTGGGGCGCAGCGAGCAGGCGGACCGGATCATCGGGTCCAACGCCGCCCGCCTGGTGAAAAGACTTCCCCTCCGGGAACCTGAAAGGAGCCAGTGA
- a CDS encoding BMC domain-containing protein — protein sequence MQEALGMVETKGYVGAVEAADAMVKSANVSLVGKERIGAGYVTVMVRGDVGAVKAATDAGASAAERVGELVSVHVIPRPHNDVSKILPGQAK from the coding sequence ATGCAGGAAGCGCTCGGGATGGTCGAGACGAAGGGCTATGTCGGAGCGGTTGAGGCCGCCGACGCCATGGTCAAGTCCGCAAATGTGTCCCTGGTGGGCAAGGAGAGGATTGGCGCCGGCTACGTGACCGTGATGGTGCGCGGCGACGTTGGAGCGGTCAAGGCCGCGACTGACGCGGGCGCATCGGCCGCGGAGCGGGTGGGCGAACTCGTCAGCGTCCACGTGATCCCCCGCCCCCATAATGATGTATCCAAGATCCTCCCCGGCCAGGCCAAGTAG
- a CDS encoding PocR ligand-binding domain-containing protein: MPDPIVTPPAGVTAPLDLRSLIDVAELQRIQDDFASSTGLAMITVDAMGRPVTEASRFSTLCQYLRRDPAIRAKCFSCDAHGGLQSAIEGRPVVYRCHAGLVDFSVSIMWGSQYLGAVMAGQVLLTEGEHHLQQIVGASDVLEHEETAKLLDQVAVVDLGKLQAAANEIVGLANARLGSTLGEADFAVAGTVLGRLGQIPDPSGNVALAPLLAGTRKPLPLIPVESVNRQISLEAPIVARNIARGDAAANLELLGSYLDHLLPRWSQKVDPKELSEYEDMMIGIATSEAVQFGRDISQIVTRHRGRRRGPMNRYECQVYCEKLLIRVHNLLEPTARGGERSLATLLNEIEKDPSSFLTLSKAASYLMWSESHFARKFKERTGSSFINYVTAKRLERAKFVLVHTDKPVLRIAAELDFTPLNYFSRQFKKHVGVTPSEYRREHSKRAA, encoded by the coding sequence GTGCCGGACCCCATCGTGACCCCGCCGGCGGGCGTCACCGCGCCCCTTGACCTGCGCAGCCTCATCGACGTCGCCGAACTGCAGCGCATCCAGGACGATTTCGCCTCCTCCACCGGCCTGGCGATGATCACCGTCGACGCCATGGGCCGTCCTGTGACGGAGGCGTCGCGGTTCAGCACCCTGTGCCAGTACCTGCGGCGCGATCCTGCGATCCGGGCCAAGTGCTTCAGCTGTGACGCCCACGGTGGGCTGCAGAGCGCCATCGAGGGACGTCCGGTCGTGTACCGATGTCATGCCGGGCTCGTGGACTTCTCCGTCTCGATCATGTGGGGTTCCCAGTACCTCGGGGCCGTGATGGCCGGGCAGGTGTTGCTGACAGAGGGGGAGCATCACCTCCAGCAGATCGTCGGGGCCTCCGACGTACTGGAGCACGAGGAGACCGCGAAGCTCCTGGACCAGGTGGCGGTGGTCGACCTCGGCAAGCTGCAGGCCGCGGCCAACGAGATCGTCGGGCTGGCGAACGCGCGGCTCGGATCCACCCTGGGCGAGGCCGACTTCGCCGTGGCGGGCACCGTGCTGGGACGGCTCGGCCAGATCCCCGACCCGAGTGGCAACGTGGCGCTGGCGCCGTTGCTCGCCGGCACCCGCAAGCCCCTGCCGCTGATCCCCGTGGAGTCGGTGAACCGGCAGATCTCGCTGGAGGCCCCGATCGTCGCGCGCAACATCGCCCGGGGCGATGCCGCCGCGAACCTGGAGCTGCTCGGCAGCTACCTGGACCACCTGCTGCCGCGCTGGAGCCAGAAGGTGGATCCCAAGGAGCTGTCCGAGTACGAGGACATGATGATCGGCATCGCCACCAGCGAGGCCGTGCAGTTCGGGCGTGACATCTCCCAGATCGTCACCCGCCACCGGGGACGCCGCCGCGGGCCCATGAACCGCTACGAGTGCCAGGTGTACTGCGAGAAGCTGCTGATCCGCGTTCATAACCTTTTGGAGCCGACGGCCCGGGGCGGGGAGCGGAGCCTGGCGACGCTGCTCAACGAGATCGAGAAGGACCCATCGTCGTTCCTGACGCTGAGCAAGGCCGCCTCCTACCTGATGTGGTCGGAGTCGCATTTTGCACGCAAGTTCAAGGAACGCACCGGCTCCAGCTTCATCAACTACGTGACCGCGAAACGGCTCGAACGCGCCAAGTTCGTGCTGGTCCACACCGACAAGCCGGTGCTGCGGATCGCGGCTGAGCTGGACTTCACCCCGCTCAACTACTTCTCGCGACAGTTCAAGAAGCACGTCGGGGTGACCCCGTCGGAATACCGGAGGGAACACAGCAAGAGAGCAGCATGA
- a CDS encoding diol dehydratase reactivase subunit alpha: protein MVKLIAGIDIGNATTEVALAEVGPAPEQVRFLSSAIVPTTGIKGTSANIRGLFQSLTNALGAAGRRIEDLDSIRINEAAPVIGDVAMETITETIITESTMIGHNPSTPGGLGIGVGTTIDIDSLPAAPAGQPYIVVAPKSHPYDKVAAELNAVSGRLEITGAILQADDGVLVHNRLSRKIPIVDEVRLIEKVPLGMLAAIEVAEVGRIVETLSNPFGIATLFDLDPDDTRSVVPLARSLVGNRSAVVIKTPKGDVQERRIPAGRLTFHGSNTLDVDVDLGAAEIMGVASRIRELSDITGEPGTNVGGMMEKVRVTMGQLTAQHPRDIRITDLLAVDTQVPQQVAGGIANEFSMEAAVGIAVMVKTDRLQMERIASELATEIGVPVEVGGVEADMAIRGALTTPGTAAPIAILDMGAGSTDASVMRPDGTGTSIHLAGAGNMVTLMIQSELGLESFDAAEDIKRYPLAKVESVFNIRHEDGTVQFFEDPLPGHVYARTVVLKPDGMVPLDLDLPVETIRQVRVRAKEQVFVTNAVRALKRVSPTSEVRGIDFVVLVGGSALDFEIPQLVTRALADYRVVAGRANIRGVEGPRNAVATGLVLGGAS, encoded by the coding sequence ATGGTGAAGCTGATCGCTGGGATCGACATCGGCAACGCGACCACCGAGGTGGCGCTGGCCGAGGTCGGCCCTGCCCCGGAGCAGGTGCGTTTCCTGTCCAGCGCCATCGTCCCCACCACCGGCATCAAGGGAACCAGCGCCAACATCCGTGGCCTGTTCCAGTCCCTCACCAACGCCCTGGGCGCGGCGGGACGCCGCATCGAGGACCTCGACTCCATCCGCATCAACGAGGCCGCCCCCGTGATCGGCGACGTCGCGATGGAGACCATCACCGAGACGATCATCACCGAGTCCACGATGATCGGACACAACCCCTCCACCCCCGGTGGTCTCGGCATCGGGGTGGGGACCACCATAGACATTGACTCGCTGCCCGCCGCCCCCGCCGGGCAGCCCTACATCGTCGTCGCGCCGAAGAGCCACCCCTACGACAAGGTGGCGGCCGAGCTCAACGCCGTCTCCGGCCGCCTGGAGATCACCGGCGCGATCCTGCAGGCCGACGACGGCGTGCTGGTGCACAACCGGCTGAGCCGCAAGATCCCCATCGTCGACGAGGTCCGCCTGATCGAGAAGGTGCCGCTCGGAATGCTGGCCGCCATCGAGGTGGCAGAAGTCGGACGTATTGTCGAGACCCTGTCCAACCCGTTCGGGATCGCGACCCTCTTCGACCTCGACCCCGACGACACCCGGTCCGTGGTGCCGCTGGCGCGGTCGCTGGTCGGCAACCGGTCCGCCGTCGTGATCAAGACACCAAAGGGCGACGTGCAGGAGCGCCGCATCCCCGCGGGGCGGCTGACCTTCCACGGCTCCAATACGCTCGACGTGGACGTCGACCTGGGGGCCGCCGAGATCATGGGCGTCGCCTCCCGCATCCGGGAGCTCAGCGACATCACGGGCGAGCCGGGCACCAACGTCGGCGGCATGATGGAGAAGGTGCGCGTCACGATGGGGCAGCTGACTGCCCAGCATCCCCGCGACATCCGCATCACCGACCTGCTCGCCGTCGACACCCAGGTGCCGCAGCAGGTCGCGGGCGGCATCGCCAACGAGTTCTCCATGGAGGCGGCCGTCGGGATCGCCGTCATGGTCAAGACCGACCGGCTCCAGATGGAGCGGATCGCCTCCGAGCTGGCCACTGAGATCGGCGTGCCCGTCGAGGTGGGGGGCGTGGAGGCCGACATGGCGATCCGCGGGGCGCTGACCACGCCCGGCACCGCCGCCCCGATCGCGATCCTCGACATGGGGGCCGGCTCCACCGACGCCTCCGTGATGCGCCCCGACGGCACCGGCACGTCGATCCACCTGGCCGGCGCCGGGAACATGGTGACGCTGATGATCCAGTCGGAGCTGGGCCTGGAGTCGTTCGACGCCGCCGAGGACATCAAACGCTATCCCCTGGCGAAGGTGGAGTCGGTGTTCAACATCCGCCACGAGGACGGCACGGTGCAGTTCTTCGAGGATCCGCTGCCGGGACACGTCTACGCCCGCACCGTGGTGCTCAAGCCCGACGGCATGGTCCCGCTCGACCTCGACCTGCCGGTCGAGACCATCCGTCAGGTCCGGGTCCGCGCGAAGGAGCAGGTCTTCGTGACCAACGCGGTCCGGGCCCTGAAGCGGGTCTCCCCCACCTCGGAGGTCCGTGGCATCGACTTCGTGGTGCTCGTCGGCGGTTCCGCCCTCGACTTCGAGATCCCGCAGCTGGTCACCAGAGCCCTGGCGGACTACCGGGTGGTGGCCGGGCGCGCCAACATCCGCGGCGTGGAGGGTCCCCGCAACGCCGTCGCCACCGGACTGGTGCTGGGAGGCGCGTCGTGA
- a CDS encoding BMC domain-containing protein has translation MTELTDLTDKTRIIQEFVPGKQVTLAHVIANPDPHLYPKIGLPTGTRGAIGVLTITPGEAAVIAADIATKSAGVELAFVDRFSGSLLVTGQLADVESSVTGIVNTLQEVLGFTPAPLTRT, from the coding sequence ATGACCGAGCTGACCGATCTCACCGACAAGACCCGCATCATCCAGGAGTTCGTGCCTGGTAAGCAGGTCACGCTCGCTCACGTGATAGCCAACCCGGATCCGCACCTCTACCCGAAGATCGGCCTGCCGACGGGAACCCGCGGCGCCATCGGGGTGCTGACCATCACGCCGGGCGAGGCAGCGGTGATCGCCGCCGACATAGCCACCAAGTCGGCGGGCGTCGAGCTGGCCTTCGTCGACCGCTTCTCCGGGTCGCTCCTGGTCACCGGCCAGCTCGCTGACGTCGAGTCCTCCGTGACGGGCATCGTGAACACCCTCCAGGAGGTCCTCGGATTCACCCCAGCCCCGCTGACCCGGACATGA
- a CDS encoding BMC domain-containing protein, which yields MQALGSIEVVGLVAGIEAADVACKTADISLIGYELTKGGGYVTVKVEGQVGAVNAAIDAAEAAAAKVSRVVSKLVIPRPHPELEQIVFSATTVGCTPPAPDAPAAKRRPSAKTKPGSVPEPEEPAVTEALADEALEDALTEPEPTLVLDEDQEPTVELESTPEPDKKPERKQPSRSAAATASSGPAKTQRQVTPPARDKEQKQVTASATPDPKAITKPGEKPQLAPTPPEPDQPTSPEPGQKPRSTPKASQPRGTDAKKPGERKPAPRTSNRRRKQS from the coding sequence ATGCAAGCACTGGGGAGCATTGAAGTAGTCGGCCTCGTCGCTGGCATCGAGGCCGCCGACGTCGCCTGCAAGACCGCCGACATCTCCCTCATCGGCTACGAGCTGACCAAGGGTGGCGGTTACGTCACCGTCAAGGTGGAGGGCCAGGTGGGAGCTGTGAACGCAGCCATCGACGCCGCTGAGGCAGCCGCGGCGAAGGTGAGCCGGGTCGTCAGCAAGCTGGTGATTCCCAGGCCCCACCCGGAGCTGGAGCAGATCGTCTTCTCGGCCACCACCGTCGGCTGCACCCCGCCCGCACCTGACGCGCCTGCCGCCAAGCGGCGGCCGTCGGCGAAGACCAAGCCCGGGTCCGTCCCGGAGCCTGAGGAGCCGGCGGTGACGGAGGCGCTGGCGGACGAGGCGCTGGAGGACGCCCTGACAGAGCCGGAGCCCACCCTGGTTCTCGACGAGGACCAGGAGCCGACCGTCGAGCTGGAGAGCACGCCAGAGCCGGACAAGAAACCGGAGAGGAAACAGCCGTCCCGTTCCGCGGCGGCCACGGCCTCGTCCGGACCCGCCAAGACGCAGCGACAGGTGACCCCGCCCGCCAGGGATAAGGAGCAGAAGCAGGTCACGGCCTCGGCCACGCCCGACCCGAAGGCCATCACGAAACCCGGGGAGAAGCCACAGCTGGCGCCGACGCCGCCCGAGCCGGACCAGCCCACGTCCCCTGAACCGGGCCAGAAGCCGCGTTCTACCCCGAAGGCCAGCCAGCCGAGGGGCACGGACGCCAAGAAACCCGGGGAGAGGAAACCCGCTCCCCGGACATCGAACAGGAGAAGGAAGCAATCATGA